A section of the Methanococcus vannielii SB genome encodes:
- the priS gene encoding DNA primase catalytic subunit PriS — protein MDDNSKNCIFNEVSTLYHEYYDYAIKKRKWLEVPKDLEHREIGYGMLKKVDNRNISFTNEIDYLSWVLKEAPFHLYKSLSYMEHPSLIGGATKKGIFKREIAFDIDTHKTKYCSHDDSWICEECLNEAKNQVLILSEDFLFPDFGLTKNDLKIVFTGNRGYHVYLEPEDESIKNRIESWGKDERRYFIEYILGKNMNLRIMGNRWKIRLLKEFEKNKIGIKKFEKTADWKTEIDTRKDDIRKKIYEIIHNMKSRLELDEKVMDDDIRLLRTIGSLHGYTGLMVKEIAYDSLKNGQFDPLNHAVFSKFHKKRYSVKINQEVFQLTLKGEIFDHESKEIPASYLLFLFGHGIDFEIL, from the coding sequence ATGGACGATAATTCTAAAAATTGCATCTTTAATGAAGTATCTACGCTATATCATGAATACTACGACTATGCAATTAAAAAAAGAAAGTGGCTTGAAGTTCCAAAAGACCTTGAACATAGGGAAATTGGTTACGGGATGTTAAAAAAAGTGGATAATAGAAATATTTCATTTACAAATGAAATCGATTACCTATCTTGGGTATTAAAAGAAGCACCTTTTCACCTTTATAAATCACTTTCATATATGGAACATCCGAGTTTAATTGGTGGAGCCACTAAAAAAGGCATTTTTAAAAGAGAAATTGCTTTTGATATTGATACACATAAAACCAAGTACTGTAGTCACGACGATAGCTGGATATGTGAAGAGTGCCTAAATGAGGCAAAAAATCAGGTTTTAATATTAAGTGAGGACTTTTTATTTCCAGATTTTGGCCTAACTAAAAACGATTTAAAAATAGTATTTACGGGAAATAGGGGATACCATGTTTATTTAGAACCTGAAGACGAAAGTATAAAAAATAGAATTGAATCTTGGGGAAAAGACGAAAGAAGGTATTTTATCGAATATATTTTAGGAAAAAATATGAATTTGAGAATAATGGGGAATCGTTGGAAAATAAGGTTACTTAAAGAATTTGAAAAAAATAAAATAGGCATTAAAAAATTTGAAAAAACAGCGGACTGGAAAACCGAAATCGATACTCGAAAAGACGATATAAGAAAAAAAATTTACGAAATAATACATAATATGAAAAGTCGTCTAGAACTGGATGAAAAAGTTATGGATGATGATATACGGCTTCTTAGAACCATTGGTTCACTTCACGGATATACTGGACTTATGGTCAAGGAAATTGCATATGATTCACTAAAAAACGGACAGTTTGACCCTTTAAATCATGCCGTTTTTTCAAAATTCCATAAAAAAAGATACTCTGTAAAAATAAATCAGGAAGTGTTCCAATTAACCTTAAAAGGGGAAATATTCGATCATGAAAGTAAAGAAATTCCTGCAAGCTATCTTTTATTCTTGTTTGGGCATGGTATTGATTTTGAAATTCTTTAA
- the mfnF gene encoding (4-{4-[2-(gamma-L-glutamylamino)ethyl]phenoxymethyl}furan-2-yl)methanamine synthase: MILGIDIGGANTKITELYENGEFKIHHIYFPMWKNSEKLSKVLKKYSNNVSIVALVTTAELADSYETKQEGVENILNAVENAFGDNVLVFDSDCNFVLTKDAKENYMTVSASNWCATAEFVSQNIDKNCILVDMGSTTTDIIPIVDGKAASNKTDLERLMNNELLYVGSLRTPLSFLSNKIMFKDTITNVSSEYFAITGDISLVLDKITEMDYSCDTPDGKPADKRNSLIRISKVLCSDLNQISADESINIAIEYYKILIDLILENVKKVSEKYGLKNIVITGLGEEILKDALSELTKSNEFNIISIKERYGKDVSLATPSFSVSILLKNELNAKLNRS, translated from the coding sequence ATGATTTTAGGAATTGATATTGGGGGAGCTAACACCAAAATTACTGAATTATATGAAAATGGGGAATTTAAAATCCACCATATTTATTTTCCAATGTGGAAGAATAGTGAAAAGCTTTCTAAAGTTTTGAAAAAATATTCAAACAATGTATCAATTGTAGCATTAGTAACAACTGCAGAACTTGCTGACTCTTATGAAACCAAACAAGAAGGTGTAGAAAATATATTAAATGCAGTAGAAAACGCTTTTGGAGATAACGTGTTAGTATTTGATAGTGATTGTAATTTTGTTTTAACAAAAGATGCAAAAGAAAACTACATGACTGTTTCCGCATCAAACTGGTGTGCTACTGCAGAATTTGTATCGCAAAATATTGATAAAAATTGTATTTTGGTAGATATGGGTTCAACAACAACAGATATTATCCCAATAGTTGATGGAAAAGCCGCTTCAAATAAAACAGACCTTGAAAGACTCATGAATAATGAATTGTTATATGTAGGATCATTAAGAACTCCGCTTTCATTTCTTTCAAATAAAATCATGTTTAAAGATACAATAACAAATGTATCTTCAGAATATTTTGCAATAACCGGTGATATTTCCTTAGTATTGGATAAAATAACTGAAATGGATTACAGTTGCGATACTCCTGATGGAAAACCCGCTGATAAGAGAAACAGCTTAATTAGGATTTCTAAAGTACTATGTTCTGATTTAAATCAAATATCCGCAGATGAATCGATAAATATTGCAATAGAATACTATAAAATTTTAATAGATTTAATTTTAGAGAATGTAAAAAAGGTTTCTGAAAAATACGGGCTAAAAAACATTGTAATAACTGGACTTGGTGAAGAAATATTAAAAGATGCATTAAGTGAACTAACTAAATCAAACGAATTTAATATTATTTCAATAAAAGAAAGATACGGAAAAGATGTGTCCTTAGCAACGCCGAGTTTTTCTGTTTCAATACTCCTTAAAAATGAATTAAATGCTAAACTTAATCGTTCTTAA
- a CDS encoding argininosuccinate synthase — protein sequence MQEKIAVLAYSGGLDTSCCLKLLEDKYNYKVVSVAVDVGQPEDDLKEPEEKAKKLGVLKHYTIDAKEEFAVDYIFRAIKANALYEGYPLSTALARPLIAIKIAELAKEIGADAISHGCTGKGNDQFRFESVMRAKAPEIEIIAPIRDLNLTRTEEIQYAKEKGIPIPVDLEKPFSIDENLWGRSIEGGILENPMIETPKECFAWTVDPKIAKDEEEYVEIEFKAGVPVAINGQKFDAINVIKEANKLAGRNGVGRVDIIEDRVLGLKSRENYECPGAILLITAHKALEQLVLSREELVFKEMVDSKYADLIYKGLWHEPLRHDLDAFVDKTQERMNGIVRAKLYKGSLRIVGRESECALYQENMVSFENKDMDQREIVGMVKFHGLQAAIFESLRNK from the coding sequence ATGCAGGAAAAAATTGCAGTTTTAGCATACTCTGGAGGGCTTGATACAAGCTGCTGCTTAAAATTACTTGAAGATAAGTATAATTATAAAGTAGTTTCTGTTGCAGTCGATGTAGGGCAGCCTGAGGACGACTTAAAAGAACCTGAAGAAAAGGCAAAGAAACTTGGTGTTTTAAAGCATTATACTATTGATGCAAAGGAAGAATTTGCAGTTGACTATATTTTTAGGGCAATAAAGGCAAATGCGCTTTATGAAGGTTACCCCTTATCAACGGCTCTTGCAAGACCGCTGATTGCTATAAAAATTGCAGAACTTGCAAAAGAAATTGGGGCGGATGCAATTTCACACGGCTGTACTGGAAAAGGAAATGACCAATTTAGATTTGAGTCCGTAATGAGGGCAAAAGCACCTGAAATTGAAATAATTGCCCCAATAAGGGATTTAAACCTTACAAGAACAGAAGAAATCCAATATGCAAAAGAAAAAGGAATTCCAATTCCAGTTGATTTAGAAAAACCATTTAGTATCGATGAAAACTTATGGGGTAGAAGTATTGAAGGCGGAATTTTAGAAAACCCAATGATTGAAACTCCAAAAGAGTGTTTTGCATGGACTGTTGACCCGAAAATAGCAAAAGATGAAGAAGAGTACGTAGAAATTGAATTTAAGGCAGGGGTTCCAGTTGCAATAAACGGGCAAAAATTTGATGCTATTAATGTAATAAAAGAAGCAAATAAACTTGCTGGGAGAAACGGCGTTGGTAGGGTAGATATTATAGAAGATAGGGTTTTAGGCCTTAAATCAAGAGAAAATTATGAATGCCCCGGTGCAATTTTATTAATAACTGCACATAAGGCACTTGAGCAACTCGTTTTATCAAGAGAAGAATTAGTATTTAAAGAAATGGTGGATTCAAAGTATGCAGACTTAATTTACAAAGGACTATGGCACGAACCTTTAAGACATGATTTAGATGCATTTGTAGACAAAACGCAAGAAAGAATGAATGGAATAGTTCGGGCAAAACTTTACAAAGGTTCTTTAAGAATTGTTGGAAGGGAAAGCGAATGTGCACTTTATCAAGAAAACATGGTTTCATTCGAGAATAAGGACATGGATCAGAGAGAAATCGTAGGAATGGTTAAATTCCACGGACTTCAAGCTGCAATTTTTGAAAGTCTTAGGAATAAATAA
- a CDS encoding CxxCxxCC domain-containing protein: MAKNQSGSIFNTKVTIKYDKEKIIKLSSEMFSEDLCIQCGRCCMIHVYTTDEKIDPEIVYCNHLDVETKRCKIYKNRFNKEKECLSMLEAILTSALPKDCPYVKNYPSYEEPWFYGLLRGKNLK, from the coding sequence ATGGCTAAAAATCAGAGTGGTAGTATTTTTAATACAAAAGTTACGATAAAGTACGATAAGGAAAAAATAATCAAGTTAAGCTCAGAAATGTTTTCTGAAGATTTATGCATACAGTGCGGCAGATGCTGTATGATTCACGTTTACACTACAGATGAAAAAATAGACCCTGAAATAGTCTACTGTAATCATCTTGATGTGGAAACAAAACGCTGTAAAATATATAAAAACCGGTTCAATAAAGAAAAAGAATGTTTATCCATGCTTGAAGCGATACTTACTTCCGCGTTACCAAAAGATTGTCCATATGTAAAAAATTACCCTAGTTATGAAGAGCCTTGGTTTTATGGCCTTTTAAGGGGTAAAAATTTAAAATAG
- a CDS encoding CPBP family intramembrane glutamic endopeptidase produces the protein MIESLIHFFYFFVSIIIYGVNLVHSLRIKFLEKIINSVIFVFNLVVILFSIYFTANYDFLVGFLIFIVSGIAFLLFWDRIFFDKFKKLFKMDVSFDNQIHRTLLSLSVYLLLNPVILWSFSANLMIITTIVPDFLELLAFQFVIFIFSFVGIGYGTRRNFIQTINRLNIKIPSIKYVIIGLISIVFLDKLIWNFFDVLGMIIQYINPYFGEQISKQVFFESTNVETAVKSVKIVSNTLLKIAFLSIVVGISEELLFRGAIQPRFGNVYTSILFSVLHAHYFSIIVFLGIFLISYVLGKIKEKSSTSTPILIHILYDFFSLLF, from the coding sequence ATGATAGAATCACTAATCCACTTCTTTTACTTTTTTGTTAGCATTATTATCTACGGGGTAAACTTAGTTCATTCTTTAAGAATAAAGTTCCTTGAAAAAATTATCAATAGCGTAATTTTTGTTTTTAATTTAGTAGTTATTCTTTTTTCAATATATTTTACAGCAAATTATGATTTTTTAGTTGGTTTTTTAATATTTATTGTGTCAGGAATAGCTTTTTTACTATTTTGGGATAGAATTTTTTTCGATAAATTTAAAAAATTATTTAAGATGGATGTTTCTTTTGATAACCAGATTCATAGAACTTTATTATCCCTTTCAGTTTACTTATTGTTAAATCCGGTTATTTTATGGAGTTTTTCAGCAAATTTAATGATAATAACTACTATAGTCCCTGATTTTTTAGAGCTTTTAGCATTCCAATTCGTAATTTTTATATTTTCTTTTGTTGGAATTGGGTATGGAACTCGTAGAAATTTTATCCAAACTATTAATAGACTAAATATAAAAATTCCATCGATAAAATACGTAATAATTGGGTTGATTTCAATAGTATTCCTAGATAAATTAATTTGGAATTTTTTTGATGTTTTAGGTATGATTATTCAATATATAAACCCATATTTTGGCGAACAAATTTCAAAACAAGTATTTTTTGAATCAACAAATGTAGAAACTGCCGTTAAAAGCGTGAAAATTGTCAGTAATACATTATTAAAAATAGCTTTTTTATCAATTGTCGTGGGAATAAGCGAAGAATTATTATTTAGAGGAGCAATTCAACCAAGATTTGGAAATGTATATACAAGTATTCTTTTTTCGGTACTCCATGCCCATTATTTTTCCATTATTGTATTTTTAGGGATTTTTTTGATAAGTTATGTTCTTGGAAAAATTAAAGAAAAATCGAGTACTTCAACTCCCATTTTAATCCATATACTATACGATTTTTTTTCACTACTATTTTAA
- a CDS encoding TRAM domain-containing protein → MAFGKPQMKKVPVETGKEYEILIEDMGKGGDGIARIDGFVVFVPNAEKGTKVKVKVTAVKEKFAFAEKI, encoded by the coding sequence ATGGCTTTCGGTAAACCCCAAATGAAAAAAGTTCCTGTAGAAACAGGAAAAGAATACGAAATTTTAATTGAGGACATGGGTAAAGGTGGAGACGGTATCGCTAGAATAGACGGTTTCGTTGTATTCGTACCTAATGCAGAAAAAGGAACAAAAGTAAAAGTAAAAGTTACCGCTGTAAAAGAAAAATTCGCTTTTGCAGAAAAAATTTAA
- a CDS encoding 7-carboxy-7-deazaguanine synthase QueE → MIREVFSSIMGEGKFIGKRFIFVRFKQCPLDCIYCDEPNTPEGMARVEEIPGSGLFTEYLDIDNELIQIIENLRTPDLFAVSFTGGEPLLYSQKIKEYSKILHDKGYKTFLESNGMFPEKLSSYDYASIDIKLPEHFKDCDMEFWHELYRKELETIERLYYAKCNVYAKIVVFEETSVELLEQIARDLSKIGDITLSIQPVTPTGDIIKTVSKKKIFEIMAICGRYVDVICTPQIHKWMGML, encoded by the coding sequence ATGATTAGGGAAGTATTCTCGTCAATAATGGGTGAAGGAAAGTTTATTGGTAAAAGATTTATTTTTGTAAGGTTTAAACAGTGCCCTCTTGACTGTATTTACTGCGATGAGCCAAATACTCCTGAAGGAATGGCACGAGTTGAAGAAATACCTGGATCAGGACTTTTTACTGAATATCTTGACATAGATAACGAACTTATCCAAATAATTGAAAATTTAAGGACTCCTGATTTATTTGCAGTATCTTTTACTGGTGGAGAACCGCTTCTTTATTCTCAAAAAATAAAAGAGTATTCTAAAATACTGCATGATAAAGGATATAAAACATTTTTAGAGAGTAATGGAATGTTTCCAGAAAAATTAAGTAGCTATGACTATGCTTCAATTGATATAAAATTACCAGAACACTTTAAAGACTGTGATATGGAATTTTGGCATGAATTATACCGAAAAGAGCTAGAAACAATAGAAAGGCTTTATTATGCAAAATGCAATGTTTACGCAAAAATTGTTGTATTTGAAGAAACTTCAGTTGAACTTCTTGAACAGATTGCAAGAGATTTATCCAAAATTGGAGATATTACTCTTTCAATACAGCCCGTAACGCCTACGGGAGACATCATAAAAACAGTATCGAAAAAAAAGATTTTTGAAATAATGGCAATATGCGGTAGGTACGTGGATGTTATATGTACTCCACAAATTCACAAATGGATGGGAATGCTCTAA
- a CDS encoding orotate phosphoribosyltransferase-like protein codes for MKKELIYKALKLRDMGFPSGDIAEELNISVKTALYLTLNGEDLLKSTESPKEDSEKADIFLEWDSVRASSKRLKHIAKIMCDILGQVEFDGIVGISSGGVPLATLISDEMDKNFSIFVPKKHIHTEKEKTTGFIGQNFSSIVGKDVIIVDDVMTSGNAVKEAIKYLKSISNPKMVVVVMDKSGIDEIDGVPVHHLFRTGIVDIKK; via the coding sequence ATGAAAAAAGAACTCATATATAAGGCATTAAAATTGAGGGACATGGGTTTTCCAAGTGGAGATATTGCAGAAGAATTAAATATTTCGGTTAAAACTGCTTTATATCTCACATTAAATGGTGAAGATCTATTAAAATCAACTGAAAGTCCAAAAGAAGATTCTGAAAAAGCAGACATCTTTTTAGAGTGGGATAGTGTTAGAGCATCATCAAAAAGATTAAAACATATTGCAAAAATAATGTGCGATATATTGGGCCAAGTAGAATTTGACGGCATCGTTGGAATTTCATCAGGGGGAGTTCCATTAGCAACACTTATTTCTGATGAAATGGATAAGAATTTTTCAATATTCGTTCCAAAAAAACATATCCATACTGAAAAAGAAAAAACAACTGGATTTATAGGCCAGAATTTTTCAAGTATTGTCGGAAAAGATGTTATAATTGTGGATGACGTCATGACCTCTGGAAATGCAGTAAAAGAGGCTATAAAATATTTAAAAAGTATTTCAAATCCAAAAATGGTAGTAGTTGTAATGGATAAAAGTGGTATTGACGAAATCGACGGAGTTCCAGTGCACCACCTGTTTAGAACGGGCATTGTTGACATTAAAAAATAA
- a CDS encoding class II glutamine amidotransferase, with product MCGIIGFMSRTGRLIRGDKIATALNCLKERGNGEGSGYVGYGIYPKYRDEYAVHVFLDATKDYDKIREKVANLLLKYGYIVKDEEIPTEDGIIKKEQVSWRFFYRFDEKYKLFEEDVMVNIVMEVNDKIDGAFVFSSGKNLGVFKAAAWPLEVSEYFKIDKYEGFQWLSHARYPTNTRGWWGGAHPFNLLAWSVVHNGEITSYGANKRFAENFGYKCKLLTDTEVVAYLFDLLIRKHKIPVEYAMSALSPRFWDEIDEMPNEEKEIFEAIRMTYGGATMNGPFGIVVGTNEGLAFMNGEIEIGNTMIGLTDRIKLRPLIAAEKDDLLFISSEESAIRKICPDLDRVWMPDAGRMVIARLEKKI from the coding sequence ATGTGTGGAATTATAGGTTTTATGAGCAGAACCGGACGACTTATTCGAGGAGATAAAATTGCAACAGCCCTGAATTGCTTAAAAGAACGGGGGAATGGTGAAGGCTCAGGATACGTTGGATATGGCATTTATCCTAAGTACCGAGATGAATATGCGGTTCACGTTTTTTTAGATGCAACAAAAGATTACGATAAGATACGTGAAAAGGTTGCAAATTTACTGTTAAAGTATGGTTACATCGTAAAAGATGAAGAAATTCCAACTGAAGACGGAATTATTAAAAAGGAACAGGTTTCTTGGAGATTTTTTTACAGGTTTGACGAAAAATACAAACTTTTTGAAGAAGACGTCATGGTAAATATCGTGATGGAAGTAAACGATAAAATTGATGGCGCATTTGTTTTTTCAAGTGGAAAGAATTTAGGAGTATTCAAAGCTGCTGCATGGCCCTTAGAAGTTTCAGAATATTTTAAAATAGACAAATATGAAGGATTCCAGTGGCTTTCGCATGCAAGATACCCTACAAACACAAGGGGATGGTGGGGCGGAGCACATCCATTTAACCTTCTTGCATGGTCGGTAGTCCATAATGGGGAAATTACAAGTTATGGTGCAAATAAAAGATTTGCTGAAAACTTTGGTTACAAGTGTAAGCTTTTAACAGATACTGAGGTAGTTGCATACCTTTTTGACTTACTGATTAGAAAACATAAAATTCCAGTAGAATATGCAATGAGCGCTCTTTCACCAAGATTTTGGGATGAAATAGACGAAATGCCAAATGAAGAAAAAGAAATTTTTGAGGCCATCCGTATGACTTATGGGGGAGCTACAATGAACGGCCCTTTTGGGATTGTTGTAGGAACCAATGAGGGACTGGCATTTATGAACGGCGAAATTGAAATTGGAAACACAATGATTGGATTAACTGATAGAATAAAACTTAGGCCGTTAATAGCCGCAGAAAAAGATGATTTATTATTTATTTCAAGTGAAGAGTCCGCAATTAGAAAAATATGTCCTGATTTAGATCGGGTGTGGATGCCTGATGCAGGAAGAATGGTCATTGCAAGATTAGAGAAAAAAATTTAG
- a CDS encoding glutamate synthase-related protein, whose product MIPSTVPPKYVPIVDFEKCMLCERCTKECSWGVYRKQGNKIVTYQNRCGACLRCVSMCPRDAISVTLNETCGRNHPVWTPEIKQDILTQAKTGCILLSGMGNAKEYPIYFDKIVLDACQVTNPSIDPLREPMELRTYLGKKPEKLDFEYIEEEIDGKKIKKAKLKTKIAPNLKLDTPIMIGHMSYGALSLNSHIAMAKAVKECKTFMGTGEGGLHRDLYPYSDSVITQVASGRFGVNSEYLNKGAAIEIKIGQGGKPGIGGHLPGEKVSAEVSMTRMIPEGSDAISPAPHHDIYSIEDLAQLIRSLKEATRWKIPVFVKVSAVHNIAAIANGIATSDADAVVIDGFKGGTGSAPKVFRDNVGIPIEVAISAVDNRLKEQGKRNNLSIIASGGIRTSADVFKAIALGADAVYIGTAAMVALGCTVCGRCYSGQCAWGIATQKQELVNRLEVDDGARRVSNLINAWTHEIKELLGAAGINTIESLRGNRDRLRGVGLSEIELKTLGIEQAGV is encoded by the coding sequence ATGATACCTTCAACAGTTCCGCCAAAATACGTCCCGATTGTAGATTTTGAAAAATGTATGCTTTGTGAACGGTGTACTAAGGAATGTTCATGGGGCGTATATCGAAAACAGGGAAATAAAATAGTAACCTACCAAAATAGGTGTGGTGCATGCTTAAGATGTGTCTCAATGTGTCCAAGAGATGCAATTTCTGTAACGTTAAATGAAACATGCGGTAGGAATCATCCAGTATGGACTCCCGAAATAAAACAAGATATTTTAACTCAGGCAAAAACCGGCTGTATACTCTTAAGTGGAATGGGTAACGCAAAAGAATACCCAATTTACTTTGATAAAATAGTTCTTGACGCATGCCAGGTTACAAATCCTTCAATAGACCCATTAAGGGAACCAATGGAACTTAGAACTTACCTTGGCAAAAAACCTGAAAAGTTAGATTTTGAATATATCGAAGAAGAAATTGACGGAAAAAAAATAAAAAAAGCGAAATTAAAAACAAAAATTGCTCCAAATTTGAAGTTAGATACACCTATAATGATAGGTCATATGTCATATGGTGCCCTTTCACTAAATTCCCATATTGCAATGGCAAAAGCGGTAAAAGAATGTAAAACATTCATGGGTACAGGTGAAGGCGGACTTCATAGGGACCTTTATCCATATTCTGATAGTGTAATAACCCAAGTTGCAAGCGGCAGATTTGGTGTTAACAGTGAGTACTTAAATAAAGGGGCTGCAATTGAAATTAAAATTGGGCAAGGTGGGAAACCAGGAATTGGTGGACATTTACCTGGTGAAAAGGTTTCAGCAGAAGTTTCCATGACTAGAATGATTCCCGAAGGGTCAGATGCAATTTCTCCTGCACCTCATCATGATATATATTCAATTGAAGACCTTGCACAACTTATCCGGAGTTTAAAAGAAGCTACAAGGTGGAAAATACCAGTATTTGTTAAAGTTTCTGCAGTGCATAATATTGCTGCAATTGCAAACGGTATTGCAACGTCAGATGCAGATGCAGTTGTAATTGATGGATTTAAGGGCGGAACAGGTTCTGCTCCAAAGGTATTTAGGGATAATGTTGGAATTCCAATTGAAGTTGCAATATCTGCAGTAGATAACCGTTTAAAAGAACAAGGAAAACGAAATAACTTGAGTATTATTGCAAGTGGCGGAATAAGGACGTCTGCAGATGTATTTAAGGCAATAGCATTAGGTGCAGATGCAGTGTACATTGGAACTGCTGCAATGGTTGCACTTGGATGCACAGTATGTGGAAGATGTTATAGCGGACAGTGTGCATGGGGCATTGCAACCCAAAAACAAGAACTTGTAAACCGTTTAGAGGTAGACGACGGTGCAAGAAGAGTTTCAAATTTAATAAATGCATGGACTCATGAAATAAAGGAACTTCTTGGGGCTGCAGGAATTAATACTATTGAAAGCCTTAGGGGGAATAGGGACAGGCTTAGGGGAGTAGGATTAAGCGAAATAGAATTAAAAACACTTGGAATTGAACAGGCAGGAGTATAA
- a CDS encoding GltB/FmdC/FwdC-like GXGXG domain-containing protein, with amino-acid sequence MKEIKIDAKDMDYRKLNEKIHEILDNNSDLEILILNNVLGQRFIGNGISKKNLKIIVNGSPSGDLAMFMNGPKIIVNGNADHAPGNTMDDGFVVIHGSSGDVTGHSMRGGKLYVKNDVGYRSGIHMKEYQSKFPVLVIGGTSKDFLGEYMAGGIIINFNICSNDTEKIPGRMIATGIHGGSIYIRGTVEKSQLGIAADIKEFTKQDLEKITPYIEEFCLEFGYSNEVKENLINSKYTKIAPISKRPFQKLYTPDLR; translated from the coding sequence ATGAAAGAAATTAAAATTGACGCCAAAGATATGGATTATCGGAAATTAAATGAGAAAATACATGAAATATTAGATAATAATTCAGATTTGGAGATATTAATTCTTAACAATGTTCTTGGACAGAGGTTTATTGGAAACGGAATTTCAAAAAAGAATCTGAAAATTATTGTAAATGGAAGTCCAAGCGGAGACCTTGCAATGTTTATGAATGGCCCGAAGATTATTGTAAATGGAAATGCTGACCACGCTCCTGGAAATACTATGGATGATGGCTTTGTAGTTATTCATGGAAGTAGCGGTGACGTTACAGGCCATTCTATGCGGGGCGGGAAATTATATGTTAAAAATGATGTCGGTTATAGAAGTGGAATTCATATGAAAGAATACCAATCTAAATTCCCAGTATTGGTAATTGGGGGAACTTCAAAGGATTTTCTTGGAGAATACATGGCGGGAGGAATTATAATAAATTTTAATATTTGTAGTAACGATACTGAAAAAATTCCTGGAAGGATGATTGCAACGGGAATTCATGGTGGAAGTATATACATTCGTGGAACGGTTGAAAAATCACAGCTTGGAATTGCAGCAGATATTAAAGAATTTACAAAACAGGATTTGGAAAAAATAACGCCATATATTGAAGAATTTTGTCTAGAGTTTGGATACTCAAATGAAGTAAAAGAAAATCTTATTAATTCAAAATATACCAAAATAGCTCCAATTTCAAAAAGGCCATTTCAAAAACTCTACACACCTGATTTAAGATAA